AATAAAATTTTTGGAAATGTTAAGGCaggaaaaatttttatttttggcaactatatattatattttaataccaTGAATATTAGAAATTTTAAACATTTTACTAAATATTTCTAATTATTAATCTTAAATTGTTGCAGTTATATATACCGTGGAATTTCAAAAGCGAGGATTACCGCACGCCCACATTTTGCTTTTCCTCTGTAAAGAAGACAAATATCCAACACCAGAGGTAATCAATGGTATCATTTCTGCTGAAATACCTAATGAAAAAGATGATCCAATTTATTACAATGCAGTACGTGATCTCATGATGCATAGTCCGTGTGGAGAGGCAAGAAAGAAATCCCCATGCATGACTGATGGTCGTTACACAAAGAATTTTCCAAAAAAGTTTGTTGAAGTCACATCAATTAATGAGGATGGATACCCAGTCTATAGACGCAGAGATAATGCACGAACAATTCTAAAGAATGGTGTTAATCTAGATAACAGGTTCGTTGTTCCTCATAATCGTTATTTGTTGATTCGGTACGGAGCTCATATTAATGTCGAATGGTGTAACCAATCTCGAGCgatcaaatatttgttcaagtATATAAATAAAGGACATGATCGTGTGACTGCATCATTTTATCAAAGCTTAGATAATGAGAATTTTGGAAAAACTGTCGATGAAGTCAATATGTACTACGACTGTAGATACATTTCCCCGTGTGAGGCAGCGTGGAGAATTTTTGGATTTGAGATTCAGTACAGAGACCCACCTGTTGAGCGTTTGAGCTTTCATCTTCCGAATgaacaaatattattttttctgaTATGGATGAAATTGATACTGTTCTTGAACGACCTACTGTTAATCAAAGCATGTTTCTTGCATGGATGGAAGCTAATAAAAAATATCCAGAGACAAGAGAATTAACATATGCCTGAATTTCCAATGAAGTTTGTTTGGAAAAGAGATGCACGAGAATTTGTTCCTAGAAAACAAAGATTTTCAATTGGACGTATTTTTTATGTTCCTCCGGGTTGTGGTGATATGTACTATTTAAGATGTCTACTCAATGTAGTTCGTGGTGCCACGTGCTATGATGAAATATCTATTGTCAATGGTGTTCAATACCGTTCATTTCGTGATGCTTGCTATGCATTAGGTCTGTTGAATGATGACAAGGAGTATATTGATGGACATCATTGAGGCAAGTCATTGGGCTTCAGCACAATCCTTGAGAGTCTTATTTGCTACTCTATTGTCATCGAACAGTATCAGTCGACCTGAAGTAGTTTGGGAGTCATGTTGGACATATTTATCGGATGATATTTTATACAAACAACGTAACTTACTACAGTATCAAGGTATGCATCaataaattattgtatttttatgatttagtaaATTTTTGCAAGCTAATtgcatttatatattttaatttaatttctttTGTAGAATTGGAATTGAATGAGGATCAAATTAAAAGTCAGACGTTGGTGGAAATTGAGAAACTATTGCGAAGCTATGGAAATAGTTTACGTGGATTTCAATCAATGCTATTTCCAAGTGATCAATATTTTCAGTCTTCGCAAAATAGCCTAATACACGATGAAATGCGGTTTGATAGAAGAGTTCTGTTCGGAGAACATCATAATCTCCTAAATAATTTGAACGATCAAAAACTCCAGGTATATAATACGATTATGACTGCTGTTGATTCGAAGACGGGAGGGATTTTCTTTGTATATGGATATGGAGGTACTGGAAAAACATTTATTTGGAAAACTCTGTCTGCATGCTTGAGATCAAATGGAGAAATTGTTTTGAACGTGGCATCCAGTGGTATAGCATCTCTTCTGCTCCCTGGTGGAAGAACTGCTCATTCTCGCTTTTCAATTCATTTAATCCTACTGAGGAATCAACATGCAATATCAAGCAAGGAAGTCCTCTTGCAGAACTTATAGTAAAATCGAAACTTATCATTTGGGATGAGGCTCCAATGACACACAAGTTTTGTTTTGAAGCTCTGGATAAAAGTATGAAAGATATAATGAGATTCGTCAATCCATCAAGTCTTCATATGCCTTTTCGAGGAAAAACAGTTGTTTTCGGCGGTGATTTTCGACAAATATTGCATGTTATTCCAAAAGGTAGTAGACATGATATTGTTCTTGCCACTATTAATTCATTGTACCTTTGGAGACATTGCAAAGTTTTGAGATTGACGAAAAACATGAGACTGCGGAATTTGGGTTCTGATCAAGAATATGCTGAACTGAAAAAATTTTCGGATTGGATTGCTAATTTAGGGGATGGAAAAATTGGAGAAGAAAATTATGGTTATGCAACAATTGATATTCCTGACGAACTTTTGCTGAAAGATTACAATGATCCTATTGCAACAATTGTTGAGAGCACATATCCGTTGTTTGGAAATACTGTCAGTGATGCAACATATTTCCAGCAAAAAGCTATATTGGCCCCGACTCTTGATGTTGTTCAATCAGTAAATGAATACATGATTTCTATGAACCATTCAAATGGAAAATTGTATCTAAGTTCTGATACAACATGTCATTCagataaaaataatgatttattaaatgatGTGCATACCCCTGAGTTCTTAAACGCAATCAGGTGTTCTGGAGTACCAAATCACGAGTTAAACTTGAAGGTAGGAACTCCGGTTATGTTGTTGCGGAACATAGATCATTCTCTTGGACTATGCAATGGAACTAGGTTGATTTTGACAAGACTTGGAAATCATGTTTTGGAAGGAAAGATTATAACCGGAACTAATGCAGGTCATAAAGTTATTATTCCAGATTGTCATTGACTCCTTCTGATACAAGACTTCCTTTCAAATTTCAACGAAGACAGTTtcctttgattgtatcatatgCAATGACAATCAACAAAAGTCAGGGGCAATCTTTATCTCATGTAGGACTTCTTTTGAAAAAACCAGTTTTTAG
This is a stretch of genomic DNA from Primulina eburnea isolate SZY01 chromosome 11, ASM2296580v1, whole genome shotgun sequence. It encodes these proteins:
- the LOC140805452 gene encoding uncharacterized protein; its protein translation is MVESSRLTYIRMNQKQLRCEMYKGLHDALLRGETNPSTQGKRIILPSTFTGGARYMIQNYQDAMAICKWAGYPDLFITFTCNPKWPEIVRFVEGRGLKPEDRPDIVCKIFKIKIDALIKDLRKNKIFGNVKAGKIFIFVIYTVEFQKRGLPHAHILLFLCKEDKYPTPEVINGIISAEIPNEKDDPIYYNAVRDLMMHSPCGEARKKSPCMTDGRYTKNFPKKFVEVTSINEDGYPVYRRRDNARTILKNGVNLDNRFVVPHNRYLLIRYGAHINVEWCNQSRAIKYLFKYINKGHDRVTASFYQSLDNENFGKTVDEVNMYYDCRYISPCEAAWRIFGFEIQYRDPPVELRGATCYDEISIVNGVQYRSFRDACYALELELNEDQIKSQTLVEIEKLLRSYGNSLRGFQSMLFPSDQYFQSSQNSLIHDEMRFDRRVLFGEHHNLLNNLNDQKLQWYSISSAPWWKNCSFSLFNSFNPTEESTCNIKQGSPLAELIVKSKLIIWDEAPMTHKFCFEALDKSMKDIMRFVNPSSLHMPFRGKTVVFGGDFRQILHVIPKGSRHDIVLATINSLYLWRHCKVLRLTKNMRLRNLGSDQEYAELKKFSDWIANLGDGKIGEENYGYATIDIPDELLLKDYNDPIATIVESTYPLFGNTVSDATYFQQKAILAPTLDVVQSVNEYMISMNHSNGKLYLSSDTTCHSDKNNDLLNDVHTPEFLNAIRCSGVPNHELNLKVGTPVMLLRNIDHSLGLCNGTRLILTRLGNHVLEGKIITGTNAGHKVIIPDCH